A DNA window from Halomonas zincidurans B6 contains the following coding sequences:
- a CDS encoding symmetrical bis(5'-nucleosyl)-tetraphosphatase, with product MTTYALGDLQGCHAEFVALLERLAFDPRRDRLWLAGDLVNRGPGSLACLREVKALGDAARVVLGNHDLHLLGVARGGGSLKRSDTLAAILDAPDREALLDWLQHQPLLVDDGSASPARTLMVHAGLLPQWSLDGARALAGEVESCLAGEQAGAFFERMYGNSPARWDDTLEGIERLRAIVNVFTRMRFIAADGTLDFAAKEGLDSAPQGFEPWFRYPREDDPRVLFGHWAALEGHTPGAALRAEALDTGCVWGNSLTALDLDSGRRISEPCRPRE from the coding sequence ATGACTACCTACGCCCTCGGAGATCTGCAGGGTTGCCACGCCGAATTCGTGGCGCTGTTAGAGCGTCTGGCGTTCGATCCGCGCCGCGACCGGCTGTGGCTCGCCGGCGACCTGGTCAATCGCGGCCCGGGCTCGCTGGCCTGCCTGCGCGAGGTCAAGGCGCTGGGCGATGCCGCGCGTGTGGTGCTGGGCAATCACGACCTGCACTTGCTCGGCGTGGCGCGCGGCGGCGGCTCCCTGAAGCGCTCCGATACGCTCGCGGCGATCCTCGACGCCCCCGACCGCGAGGCGCTGCTCGACTGGCTGCAGCATCAGCCGCTGCTGGTCGACGACGGCAGCGCCAGTCCGGCGCGAACGCTGATGGTGCACGCCGGGCTGTTGCCGCAGTGGTCGCTGGATGGGGCCCGGGCGTTGGCCGGCGAGGTCGAGAGCTGCCTGGCCGGCGAGCAGGCCGGGGCGTTTTTCGAGCGGATGTACGGCAATTCGCCGGCGCGCTGGGACGATACGCTCGAGGGCATCGAGCGGCTGCGAGCGATCGTCAACGTGTTCACCCGGATGCGTTTCATCGCCGCCGACGGCACCCTCGACTTCGCCGCCAAGGAGGGCCTTGATAGCGCCCCCCAAGGCTTCGAGCCGTGGTTTCGTTACCCGCGCGAGGACGATCCGCGAGTGCTGTTCGGCCACTGGGCGGCGCTCGAAGGCCACACCCCCGGCGCGGCGTTGCGTGCCGAAGCGCTGGACACCGGCTGCGTATGGGGCAATAGCCTGACCGCGCTGGATCTCGACAGCGGCCGGCGGATCAGCGAGCCCTGCCGTCCGCGCGAATGA
- the glpE gene encoding thiosulfate sulfurtransferase GlpE — protein sequence MSQSTFEHLDHVTLEGWLDNGQPLTLVDIRDPLSFSRGHIPGSCHVDNATVGDLVDQAPGDQPMVVVCYHGHSSQQAAEWLIGQGFTRVYSLDGGFVGWEANHPHRVER from the coding sequence ATGAGCCAGAGCACTTTCGAACATCTCGATCACGTCACCCTCGAAGGATGGCTGGATAACGGTCAACCGCTGACGCTGGTGGATATCCGCGACCCGCTGAGCTTCTCCCGCGGGCACATTCCCGGTAGTTGCCATGTCGACAACGCCACGGTCGGCGATCTGGTCGATCAGGCCCCCGGCGATCAGCCCATGGTGGTGGTCTGTTATCACGGTCATTCCAGCCAGCAGGCTGCCGAGTGGCTCATCGGCCAGGGGTTCACGCGAGTCTACAGCCTGGACGGCGGCTTCGTCGGCTGGGAAGCCAACCACCCGCACCGCGTCGAGCGATGA
- a CDS encoding polynucleotide adenylyltransferase, which yields MNADRHTAGLNVYRVGGAVRDARLGWPVVDQDWVVVGTTPEAMLERGFKPVGRDFPVFLHPESHEEYALARTERKAGHGYTGFVVHASPAVTLEEDLERRDLTINAMAEAPDGTLVDPFHGQRDLEARRLRHVSPAFVEDPLRVLRTARFLARYRGLGFAVADETQALMRRLAESGELDHLIAERIWVETEKALGEPQPQAYFGCLDDCAALPVLMPELTADEAALNDALARLSAVPDAACWTAAPWTLTQWRWARLIEHLGETAREALNVRLKVPNAYRELARQVALSRALWLDEAWLADAPLAAARTLAWLNAIDGWRRSERVPALLALIEYECPALAARLARGWRAGARIEPRGLLDEGLRGGELGAELARRRQAAIAEALG from the coding sequence ATGAACGCCGATCGTCATACCGCCGGGTTGAACGTGTATCGGGTGGGCGGCGCGGTGCGCGATGCGCGGCTGGGCTGGCCGGTGGTCGATCAGGACTGGGTGGTGGTCGGGACCACCCCCGAGGCCATGCTCGAGCGCGGCTTCAAGCCGGTGGGGCGCGATTTCCCGGTGTTCCTGCATCCCGAGAGCCATGAGGAGTACGCCCTGGCGCGCACCGAGCGCAAGGCCGGGCATGGTTATACCGGGTTCGTCGTCCATGCCAGCCCCGCGGTGACCCTCGAGGAGGATCTCGAGCGGCGCGATCTGACCATCAACGCCATGGCCGAGGCCCCCGATGGCACGCTGGTCGACCCCTTCCACGGCCAGCGCGACCTCGAGGCGCGGCGGCTGCGCCACGTCTCGCCGGCCTTCGTCGAGGACCCCCTGCGGGTACTGCGCACCGCGCGGTTCCTGGCACGCTACCGCGGCCTGGGCTTCGCCGTCGCCGACGAGACGCAGGCGCTCATGCGCCGGCTGGCCGAGAGCGGCGAACTCGACCACCTGATCGCCGAGCGCATCTGGGTCGAAACCGAGAAAGCGCTCGGCGAACCGCAGCCGCAGGCCTATTTCGGCTGTCTCGACGACTGCGCGGCGCTGCCGGTGCTGATGCCCGAACTGACCGCCGATGAAGCGGCCCTCAACGACGCCCTGGCACGCCTGAGCGCGGTGCCCGATGCGGCGTGCTGGACAGCGGCGCCGTGGACATTGACCCAGTGGCGCTGGGCGCGGCTGATCGAACACCTCGGCGAGACCGCCCGCGAAGCGCTTAACGTGCGGCTCAAAGTGCCCAACGCCTACCGCGAGCTGGCCCGCCAGGTGGCGCTGAGCCGCGCGCTCTGGCTTGACGAGGCATGGCTGGCCGACGCGCCGCTCGCCGCGGCGCGCACGCTTGCCTGGCTCAACGCCATCGACGGCTGGCGGCGCAGCGAGCGGGTGCCGGCTTTGCTGGCGCTGATCGAGTATGAATGCCCGGCATTGGCCGCACGCCTGGCGCGCGGCTGGCGCGCGGGGGCGCGGATCGAACCGCGAGGCTTGCTCGACGAGGGCTTGCGCGGTGGCGAGCTGGGCGCCGAGCTGGCCCGGCGCCGCCAGGCGGCGATCGCCGAGGCGCTGGGCTGA
- the folK gene encoding 2-amino-4-hydroxy-6-hydroxymethyldihydropteridine diphosphokinase, giving the protein MTQVVVSIGSNIEREHHVRRCLDALAADFAALRISRVFESEPVGFKDGRNFYNLVAAFDSHASVGELQAWCKRLEYAHGRRADSPKFSPRRLDIDLLTVGELTGCIDGVDLPRDEITTSAFVLQPLAELLPDDRHPRDKKRYADLWAAFVPGTQRLWPVDFAWRGTVISQAD; this is encoded by the coding sequence ATGACCCAGGTGGTGGTCAGCATCGGCAGCAACATCGAGCGCGAGCATCACGTGCGGCGTTGTCTCGACGCGCTCGCTGCCGACTTCGCGGCATTGCGCATTTCGCGGGTCTTCGAAAGCGAGCCGGTGGGCTTCAAGGACGGTCGCAACTTCTACAACCTGGTCGCCGCCTTCGACAGCCACGCCTCGGTAGGCGAGCTGCAGGCCTGGTGCAAGCGTCTCGAGTACGCCCACGGGCGTCGCGCCGACAGCCCCAAGTTCAGCCCGCGGCGGCTCGACATCGACCTGCTCACGGTCGGCGAGCTGACCGGCTGCATCGACGGCGTCGACCTGCCACGCGACGAGATCACCACCAGTGCCTTCGTTCTTCAGCCGCTCGCCGAGCTCTTGCCCGACGACCGCCATCCGCGCGACAAGAAACGCTATGCCGATCTGTGGGCAGCCTTCGTACCGGGCACGCAACGCCTGTGGCCGGTGGACTTCGCCTGGCGGGGAACGGTGATCTCGCAGGCCGATTGA
- the folB gene encoding dihydroneopterin aldolase, protein MDRVLIEGLAVETVIGVYAWERSIRQRLVLDLELATDIRPAAADDDLAHTLDYAAISACIGDFAAHSAFQLVETFAERLAALLREEFAIAWLRLSVRKPGAVAEASTVGVRIERGQLT, encoded by the coding sequence GTGGATCGCGTGTTGATCGAAGGCCTGGCCGTGGAGACGGTGATCGGCGTCTACGCCTGGGAGCGCAGCATTCGCCAGCGGCTGGTGCTCGATTTGGAGCTGGCCACCGACATCCGCCCCGCCGCGGCCGACGATGACCTGGCACATACGCTGGATTACGCCGCGATCAGCGCGTGCATCGGCGACTTCGCCGCCCACAGCGCTTTCCAGCTGGTGGAGACCTTCGCCGAGCGTCTCGCCGCGTTGCTGCGCGAGGAGTTCGCCATCGCCTGGCTGCGCTTGAGCGTGCGCAAGCCGGGCGCGGTCGCCGAGGCCAGCACGGTCGGCGTGCGCATCGAGCGCGGGCAGCTCACATGA
- a CDS encoding glycerol-3-phosphate acyltransferase, producing the protein MPLIDVVELVMLVVLGYLCGGLLGAVWVCRLAGVADPRWRGSRNPGFSNVLRLYGPRLALVTLSVDATKGMPVLWLARAGELPPWAQGMVGLGVLLGHSYPLWYRLQGGRAVASAFGVLLVLTPYVALACALCWVLLAWRVRTAAVASLGAALLAPLASVWLAREYVEVVIVFALLVLVRHVWHIRRLGRSSDPGGGMH; encoded by the coding sequence ATGCCCCTCATCGATGTCGTCGAACTCGTCATGCTGGTCGTGCTCGGCTACCTGTGCGGCGGTCTGCTGGGGGCGGTCTGGGTATGCCGCCTGGCGGGGGTGGCCGATCCGCGCTGGCGGGGTTCGCGCAACCCCGGTTTCTCCAACGTGCTGCGCCTCTACGGCCCGCGCCTGGCGTTGGTGACCTTGAGCGTCGACGCCACCAAGGGCATGCCGGTGCTTTGGCTGGCCCGCGCCGGCGAGCTGCCGCCCTGGGCCCAGGGCATGGTCGGGCTCGGCGTGCTGCTGGGTCACAGTTATCCGCTCTGGTATCGCCTGCAGGGCGGCCGGGCGGTGGCCAGCGCCTTTGGCGTGCTGCTGGTGCTGACGCCCTACGTGGCGCTGGCGTGCGCACTGTGCTGGGTGCTGCTCGCCTGGCGGGTGCGCACCGCCGCCGTGGCCTCGCTGGGTGCGGCGCTATTGGCGCCGTTGGCGAGCGTGTGGCTGGCTCGCGAGTACGTGGAGGTGGTGATCGTCTTCGCCCTGTTGGTGCTGGTGCGCCACGTCTGGCATATCCGGCGCCTCGGCCGTAGCTCCGATCCGGGTGGCGGCATGCACTGA
- the tsaD gene encoding tRNA (adenosine(37)-N6)-threonylcarbamoyltransferase complex transferase subunit TsaD, with the protein MRILGIETSCDETGVALYDTERGLLADALYSQVAMHADFGGVVPELASRDHTRKLLPLIQQVLDDAGLGRGDLDGIAYTAGPGLVGALMVGASTAHGLALALGIPVLGVHHMEGHLLAPMLEDEAPAFPFVALLVSGGHTQLVEVRGLGEYRLLGESVDDAAGEAFDKAAKMLGLPYPGGPQVAKLAEAGDPARFRFPRPMTDRPGLDFSFSGLKTHTLTSVNALRDAGELDDRGRADIARAFEEAVVDTLVIKCRRALDQTGLKRLVVAGGVSANRRLRERLAIEVGKRRARTYYPRGRFCTDNGAMIAYVGAQRLLAGERDGTAMRAVPRWPLADLTPPTITA; encoded by the coding sequence ATGCGCATACTGGGGATCGAGACCTCCTGCGACGAGACCGGCGTCGCCCTTTACGACACCGAACGCGGCCTGCTGGCCGATGCCCTCTACAGCCAGGTCGCCATGCATGCCGATTTCGGCGGCGTGGTCCCCGAACTGGCCTCGCGGGATCACACTCGCAAGCTGCTGCCGTTGATCCAGCAGGTACTCGACGACGCCGGCCTGGGGCGCGGCGACCTCGATGGCATCGCCTACACCGCCGGCCCGGGGCTGGTCGGCGCACTGATGGTCGGCGCCAGCACCGCCCACGGCCTGGCCCTAGCGCTGGGCATACCGGTGCTCGGCGTGCACCACATGGAAGGCCACCTGCTCGCGCCGATGCTCGAGGACGAAGCCCCCGCCTTCCCGTTCGTCGCGCTGCTGGTTTCCGGCGGCCATACCCAGCTGGTCGAAGTGCGCGGCCTGGGCGAGTATCGCTTGCTCGGCGAGTCGGTCGACGATGCTGCCGGCGAAGCCTTCGACAAGGCCGCCAAGATGCTCGGCCTGCCCTATCCCGGCGGCCCGCAGGTCGCCAAGCTCGCCGAGGCGGGCGACCCGGCGCGCTTCCGCTTTCCGCGGCCGATGACCGACCGACCGGGGCTCGACTTCAGCTTCTCGGGGCTCAAGACCCACACCCTGACCAGCGTCAATGCATTGCGCGATGCCGGCGAACTCGACGACCGGGGACGCGCCGACATCGCCCGCGCCTTCGAGGAAGCGGTGGTCGACACACTGGTGATCAAGTGCCGGCGCGCGCTCGACCAGACCGGCCTGAAGCGGCTGGTGGTGGCCGGCGGGGTGAGCGCCAACCGGCGGCTGCGCGAGCGCCTGGCCATCGAGGTCGGCAAGCGGCGTGCGCGCACCTATTACCCCCGCGGACGCTTCTGCACCGACAACGGCGCGATGATCGCGTATGTCGGTGCCCAGCGCCTGCTCGCCGGCGAACGCGACGGCACCGCCATGCGCGCCGTACCGCGCTGGCCGTTGGCCGACTTGACGCCACCCACCATCACGGCGTGA
- the rpsU gene encoding 30S ribosomal protein S21, protein MPSVKVRDNEPFDVALRRFKRSCEKAGVLSEVRRRESYEKPTAVRKRKAAAAVKRHAKKLQRERKRFERLY, encoded by the coding sequence ATGCCTTCTGTCAAAGTACGTGATAACGAGCCGTTCGACGTCGCCCTGCGTCGCTTCAAGCGGTCCTGCGAAAAAGCCGGCGTGCTCTCCGAAGTGCGTCGTCGCGAGAGCTACGAAAAGCCGACCGCAGTACGCAAGCGCAAGGCAGCGGCGGCCGTGAAGCGTCACGCCAAGAAGTTGCAGCGTGAGCGCAAGCGTTTCGAACGGCTGTACTGA
- the dnaG gene encoding DNA primase has protein sequence MAGQIPQRFIDDLLARADVVEVVGERVTLKKAGRNYAGLCPFHQEKSPSFTVSQDKQFYHCFGCGAHGNALRFLMEHDNLRFPEAVEQLAARQGLEVPREGADDPHAKAREKKRQEGVNLLELSASFFRERLAMSEGRAARDYLDDRGLSPEVVRDFAIGYAPDNWEALKRHLSERGVSEAVQVEYGLLVSREDSGRSYDRFRDRVMFPIRDWKGRTLGFGGRVLGDAKPKYLNSPETPVFHKGRELYGLFEARQANRQLERLVIVEGYMDVVALAQFGIRNAVATLGTSTSEEHLQRLFRLVGEVVFCFDGDNAGRQAARRALDNVLPQMIDGRQARFLFLPEGEDPDSLVRREGPEAFNDRITCASPLSEFLFEQAAQGRDLQKIEDRERFASGVLKALRRLPEGVLKSLLLGELATRTGIDSSRFAALLESGGKSEAQAPEGAEPSARGAPGEAERGITASASTRNGSLGLMARTLQLLVHEPTLVERLPAELDWCADNDSDGSLCREVIRLLRAGRYRSPQVLLAHFHGTAEGQRLQALARRELLIPRAARAAELDGLIEHFRRQSSAAAPETEINELLARQRSGKRLSSEERQRLMALFQIAKR, from the coding sequence ATGGCCGGTCAGATCCCTCAGCGTTTCATCGATGACTTGCTCGCTCGTGCCGATGTGGTCGAGGTTGTCGGCGAACGGGTGACGCTCAAGAAGGCCGGCCGCAACTATGCGGGACTGTGTCCGTTTCATCAGGAGAAGTCGCCGTCGTTCACCGTCAGTCAGGACAAGCAGTTCTATCACTGCTTCGGCTGCGGAGCCCACGGCAATGCGCTGCGCTTTCTGATGGAGCACGACAACCTGCGTTTCCCCGAGGCGGTCGAGCAGCTCGCCGCGCGCCAGGGGCTGGAGGTGCCGCGCGAGGGCGCCGACGACCCGCATGCCAAGGCGCGCGAGAAGAAGCGCCAGGAAGGCGTCAACCTGCTCGAGCTGTCGGCGAGTTTCTTTCGCGAACGTCTGGCGATGAGCGAGGGCCGGGCGGCGCGGGACTATCTCGACGATCGCGGGTTGTCGCCCGAGGTGGTACGCGACTTCGCGATCGGCTACGCCCCCGACAACTGGGAGGCGCTCAAGCGTCATCTGAGCGAGCGCGGGGTCAGCGAAGCGGTGCAGGTGGAGTACGGGCTGCTGGTAAGCCGCGAGGACTCCGGGCGCAGCTACGATCGCTTTCGCGACCGGGTGATGTTCCCGATCCGCGACTGGAAGGGCCGCACCCTCGGCTTCGGCGGCCGGGTGCTGGGCGACGCCAAGCCCAAGTATCTCAATTCGCCCGAGACCCCGGTGTTTCACAAGGGGCGCGAACTCTACGGCTTGTTCGAGGCGCGCCAGGCCAATCGCCAGCTCGAGCGGCTGGTGATCGTCGAGGGCTACATGGACGTCGTGGCGCTGGCCCAGTTCGGCATTCGCAACGCCGTGGCGACGCTCGGTACCTCGACCAGCGAAGAGCACCTGCAGCGGCTGTTCCGGCTGGTCGGCGAGGTGGTGTTCTGCTTCGACGGCGACAACGCCGGCCGGCAGGCGGCGCGCCGGGCGCTGGACAACGTGCTGCCGCAGATGATCGACGGCCGCCAGGCGCGCTTTTTGTTTCTGCCCGAGGGCGAGGATCCGGACAGCCTGGTGCGGCGCGAGGGCCCCGAGGCGTTCAACGACCGCATCACCTGTGCCAGCCCGCTGTCGGAATTTCTCTTCGAGCAGGCGGCGCAGGGGCGCGACCTGCAAAAGATCGAGGACCGGGAACGCTTCGCCAGCGGCGTGCTCAAAGCCTTGAGACGTCTGCCCGAGGGCGTGCTCAAGTCATTGTTGCTGGGCGAGCTGGCGACGCGCACCGGGATCGATTCGTCGCGCTTCGCGGCGCTGCTCGAGTCCGGCGGCAAAAGCGAGGCGCAGGCGCCCGAGGGGGCGGAGCCGTCCGCCAGGGGCGCGCCGGGCGAGGCCGAGCGGGGCATCACGGCATCGGCTTCGACGCGCAATGGCTCGCTCGGATTGATGGCGCGCACGCTTCAGTTGCTGGTGCACGAACCGACGCTGGTCGAGCGGTTGCCTGCAGAACTCGACTGGTGTGCCGATAATGACAGTGACGGCTCGCTGTGTCGCGAGGTCATCCGGCTGTTGCGGGCCGGGCGCTATCGCAGCCCGCAGGTACTGCTGGCGCACTTTCACGGTACCGCCGAGGGTCAGCGGCTCCAGGCGCTGGCGCGCCGCGAATTGTTGATACCGCGTGCGGCCAGGGCCGCCGAGCTCGATGGGCTGATAGAGCACTTTCGCCGCCAAAGTTCGGCCGCGGCGCCGGAGACGGAGATCAACGAGCTGCTCGCCAGGCAGCGCAGCGGCAAACGGCTATCGAGCGAGGAGCGTCAACGGCTTATGGCGCTGTTTCAGATCGCCAAGCGCTAA
- the rpoD gene encoding RNA polymerase sigma factor RpoD yields MAGNAQQSRLKELIARGKEQGFLTYAEVNDHLPEDIADPDQVEDIIGMINDMGINVVEEAPDEDALMMSDHSTDESAAEEAVAALAAVESDVGRTTDPVRMYMREMGTVGLLTREGEIEIAKRIEEGTREVMSALAYLPGAVESILEAYDATQDEEQPGRLSDLFSGFIDPDEGIPGVAEAEVPEEVPGGGDGESDGDDEDGDAEEEESSGGPDPEEARARFEQIREQNAAAKAALAKYGPGAAETLAEQSRLAELFSPIKLVPKHFERLVNQVRISVEQVRDQEKMILQVCVKKAKVPRKTFIKNFPGNESNSQWLDEFLASNPRYADKLQAFRGDIQRAQRKIGFEEELIQLPVGEIKEVNRRLSIGEAKARRAKKEMVEANLRLVISIAKKYTNRGLQFLDLIQEGNIGLMKAVDKFEYRRGYKFSTYATWWIRQAITRSIADQARTIRIPVHMIETINKLNRVSRQMLQEMGREPTPEELGERLEMPEDKVRKVLKIAKEPISMETPIGDDDDSHLGDFIEDGTMLLPIDMATGEGLIEATRNVLGGLTAREAKVLRMRFGIDMNTDHTLEEVGKQFDVTRERIRQIEAKALRKLRHPSRSEPLRSFLDE; encoded by the coding sequence ATGGCTGGAAATGCGCAGCAGTCACGTCTGAAGGAGTTGATCGCGCGCGGCAAGGAACAGGGCTTCCTGACCTATGCCGAGGTCAACGACCACCTTCCCGAGGATATCGCCGACCCGGATCAAGTGGAAGACATCATCGGCATGATCAACGACATGGGCATCAATGTCGTTGAGGAGGCGCCCGATGAAGACGCGCTGATGATGTCCGATCATTCGACCGACGAATCGGCCGCCGAAGAAGCGGTCGCCGCGCTGGCGGCGGTGGAGAGCGATGTCGGTCGGACCACGGACCCGGTGCGCATGTACATGCGCGAGATGGGTACCGTCGGGCTGTTGACTCGCGAAGGCGAGATCGAGATCGCCAAGCGCATCGAGGAAGGCACCCGCGAGGTGATGTCCGCGCTGGCCTACCTGCCCGGTGCGGTGGAGTCGATCCTCGAAGCCTACGATGCGACCCAGGACGAAGAGCAGCCCGGACGTCTGTCCGACCTGTTCTCCGGTTTCATCGATCCCGACGAGGGGATTCCCGGGGTCGCCGAGGCGGAAGTGCCCGAGGAAGTGCCCGGCGGCGGCGATGGCGAGAGTGATGGCGACGACGAGGATGGCGACGCCGAGGAAGAAGAGAGCAGCGGTGGTCCCGATCCCGAAGAGGCGCGCGCGCGCTTCGAGCAGATCCGCGAGCAGAACGCGGCCGCCAAGGCGGCGCTGGCCAAGTATGGCCCGGGTGCCGCCGAAACGCTTGCCGAGCAGTCGCGCCTTGCCGAGCTGTTCTCGCCGATCAAGCTGGTACCCAAGCATTTCGAGCGTCTGGTCAACCAGGTACGGATCAGCGTCGAGCAGGTCCGCGATCAGGAGAAGATGATTCTTCAGGTTTGCGTCAAGAAAGCCAAGGTGCCGCGCAAGACCTTCATCAAGAACTTTCCGGGCAACGAGTCCAACAGCCAGTGGCTGGATGAATTCCTGGCCAGCAATCCCAGGTATGCCGACAAGCTGCAGGCGTTTCGTGGCGACATCCAGCGCGCCCAGCGCAAGATCGGTTTCGAGGAAGAGCTGATCCAGTTGCCGGTGGGTGAGATCAAGGAGGTCAATCGTCGGCTGTCGATCGGCGAGGCCAAGGCGCGTCGCGCCAAGAAGGAAATGGTCGAGGCCAACCTGCGTCTGGTTATCTCGATCGCCAAGAAGTATACCAATCGCGGCCTGCAGTTCCTCGACCTGATCCAGGAAGGTAACATCGGCCTGATGAAGGCGGTCGACAAGTTCGAATATCGGCGCGGCTACAAGTTCTCGACCTACGCCACCTGGTGGATCCGTCAGGCGATCACCCGTTCGATCGCCGACCAGGCGCGGACCATCCGCATTCCGGTGCACATGATCGAGACCATCAACAAGCTCAATCGCGTGTCGCGGCAGATGCTGCAGGAAATGGGGCGCGAGCCGACCCCCGAGGAGCTCGGCGAGCGTCTCGAGATGCCCGAGGACAAGGTCCGCAAGGTGCTCAAGATCGCCAAGGAGCCGATCTCCATGGAGACGCCGATCGGCGACGACGACGACTCGCATCTCGGCGACTTCATCGAGGACGGCACCATGTTGCTGCCGATCGACATGGCCACCGGCGAGGGCCTGATCGAAGCCACGCGCAACGTGCTGGGCGGCCTGACGGCGCGCGAAGCCAAGGTGTTGCGCATGCGCTTCGGCATCGACATGAACACCGACCACACCCTCGAGGAGGTCGGCAAGCAGTTCGACGTCACCCGCGAGCGGATTCGCCAGATCGAGGCCAAGGCGCTGCGCAAGTTGCGCCACCCCAGCCGCTCGGAGCCGCTGCGCTCGTTTCTCGACGAGTAG
- a CDS encoding LysR substrate-binding domain-containing protein, which translates to MSRTLNAQTHAWLKVFAVSARHLSFTRAAEELHVTTGAVSQQIKQLEERLGFKLFRRLPRRLELTDEGRRLAGVVDDAYQAVGLEVHRLRSGLMSGILRLRAVPSFLAKWLMPRLPRLQARFPDIELHIAAEDSSLSLRDGDFDLAIDLNDGHYPGLAITPLMDEMIFPVCAPALMRGRPPLSRPDDLAYYPLLHDITAWRGSHDYAEWEHYLKAIEAGHVNVRRGYTFNRNQLTMEAAIDGMGVAIARRTLITNELKTGQLVAPFAQRVATDKRYGIVHAPGALDDRRIRAVHDWLVEEAGRQSV; encoded by the coding sequence ATGAGCCGAACACTCAATGCCCAGACCCACGCCTGGCTGAAGGTCTTCGCGGTCAGCGCGCGGCATCTGTCGTTCACCCGTGCCGCCGAGGAGTTGCATGTCACCACCGGCGCGGTCAGCCAGCAGATCAAGCAGCTCGAGGAACGGCTGGGCTTCAAGCTGTTTCGCCGCCTGCCACGCCGCCTGGAACTCACCGACGAAGGCCGGCGCCTGGCCGGCGTGGTCGACGACGCCTACCAGGCGGTGGGTCTCGAGGTTCATCGGCTGCGCTCGGGGCTGATGAGCGGCATCCTGCGACTGCGCGCGGTGCCCTCCTTTCTGGCCAAATGGCTGATGCCGCGCCTGCCGAGGCTGCAGGCACGCTTTCCCGACATCGAACTGCACATTGCCGCCGAGGACAGCAGCCTGTCGCTGCGCGACGGCGATTTCGACCTGGCGATCGATCTCAACGACGGCCACTACCCCGGGCTTGCGATCACCCCGCTGATGGACGAGATGATCTTTCCGGTCTGCGCGCCCGCGCTGATGCGCGGCCGTCCGCCGCTCTCGCGACCCGACGACCTGGCCTACTATCCGCTGCTGCACGACATCACGGCCTGGCGCGGCAGCCACGACTATGCCGAATGGGAGCATTACCTCAAGGCGATCGAGGCCGGTCACGTCAACGTGCGCCGCGGCTACACCTTCAATCGCAACCAGCTGACCATGGAAGCCGCCATCGACGGCATGGGAGTCGCCATCGCCCGCCGCACGCTGATCACCAACGAGCTCAAGACCGGGCAACTGGTGGCCCCGTTCGCGCAACGCGTGGCCACCGACAAGCGCTATGGCATCGTGCACGCTCCTGGCGCGCTGGACGATCGTCGCATACGCGCGGTCCACGACTGGCTGGTCGAGGAAGCAGGTCGTCAGTCAGTCTGA